A window of the Acidovorax sp. YS12 genome harbors these coding sequences:
- a CDS encoding methyl-accepting chemotaxis protein: MSFFRQLSLRTQMLTVVACIILAGFALTLSILTWQAGQMQREAALQYAGELAAHSGRDAAVPLQQGLEAARTLAATMVALKASGHADRQTANTILRTVLEKNPRFIGVWTGWEPNAFDGRDTDFASAIGHDATGRYVPYWNRGGANGSATVEPLTDYDKPGPGDYYQMPKSTGGNVLVEPYPYQIGGKNVLITTLSVPIEIDGRFVGVAGVDITLDGIQEMVQAIRIYQSGYASLLSNQAIYVAAKDPARIGKPVAAGDGFSDEQLQSMREAVRSGQRLETAFHDTLANADATRIQVPLQLDGIATPWSFAATVPTGEILAQVRRLQWTSAALGLLSIALVSIVLAFAVDRLVLRPIGGEPSEAAALAERVAQGDLSRTIALRAGDRRSLMFQLKTMQDSLASVVARVREGAETVATASAQISQGNHDLSGRTESQASALEETAASMEQLGSTVRQNADHAHNASALARQASDVATQGGEAVARVIHTMQGINDSSRKIADIIGVIDGIAFQTNILALNAAVEAARAGEQGRGFAVVAGEVRSLAGRSAEAAREIKALISDSVGRVETGSSQVHEAGETMQRVVDAIQRVSTIVAEISAASREQSAGVAQVGEAVTQMDQATQQNAALVEEMSAAAHSLRQQADALVGTVAVFQLERQQAAIGHG, from the coding sequence ATGTCGTTCTTTCGCCAACTCTCGCTGCGCACCCAGATGCTGACGGTGGTGGCCTGCATCATCCTGGCAGGCTTTGCGCTGACCCTGTCCATTCTGACCTGGCAGGCCGGCCAGATGCAGCGCGAAGCCGCCCTGCAGTACGCCGGCGAGTTGGCGGCCCACAGCGGCCGTGATGCGGCGGTCCCGCTGCAGCAAGGGCTGGAAGCCGCGCGCACGCTGGCCGCCACCATGGTGGCGCTCAAGGCATCGGGCCACGCCGACCGCCAGACCGCCAACACCATCCTGCGCACCGTGCTGGAAAAGAACCCCCGCTTCATCGGTGTGTGGACGGGCTGGGAGCCGAACGCCTTCGACGGCCGCGATACCGACTTCGCCAGCGCCATCGGCCACGACGCCACGGGCCGCTACGTGCCCTACTGGAACCGCGGCGGAGCCAATGGCAGCGCCACCGTGGAACCCCTGACCGACTACGACAAGCCCGGCCCGGGCGACTACTACCAGATGCCCAAGTCCACGGGTGGCAATGTCCTGGTGGAGCCCTACCCCTACCAGATCGGGGGCAAGAACGTGCTGATCACCACCTTGTCGGTTCCGATCGAGATCGACGGCCGCTTCGTTGGCGTCGCGGGCGTGGACATCACGCTCGACGGCATCCAGGAGATGGTGCAGGCCATCCGCATCTACCAAAGCGGCTACGCCAGCCTGCTCTCCAACCAGGCCATCTACGTGGCCGCCAAGGACCCTGCCCGGATCGGCAAGCCGGTGGCGGCTGGCGACGGTTTCTCCGACGAGCAGCTCCAGTCCATGCGCGAAGCCGTCCGCAGCGGCCAGCGCCTGGAAACGGCCTTCCACGACACCCTCGCCAACGCCGATGCCACGCGCATCCAGGTGCCGCTGCAGCTCGACGGCATCGCCACACCCTGGTCCTTCGCGGCCACCGTGCCCACCGGCGAAATCCTCGCCCAGGTGCGCCGCCTGCAATGGACTTCCGCCGCGCTGGGCCTGCTCAGCATCGCGCTCGTCTCCATCGTCCTGGCCTTCGCCGTGGACCGGCTGGTGCTGCGGCCCATTGGCGGCGAGCCCAGCGAAGCCGCAGCCCTGGCCGAGCGCGTGGCCCAAGGTGACCTGAGCCGCACCATCGCCCTGCGCGCGGGCGACCGCCGCAGCCTCATGTTCCAGCTCAAGACCATGCAGGACAGCCTGGCCTCCGTCGTCGCCCGCGTGCGCGAAGGCGCGGAAACCGTGGCCACGGCCAGCGCCCAGATATCGCAGGGCAACCACGACCTGTCCGGCCGCACCGAATCGCAGGCCAGCGCCCTCGAAGAGACCGCCGCCTCCATGGAACAGCTCGGCTCCACGGTGCGCCAGAACGCCGACCACGCCCACAACGCCAGCGCGCTGGCGCGCCAGGCCTCCGACGTTGCCACCCAGGGCGGCGAGGCCGTGGCCCGCGTCATCCACACCATGCAAGGCATCAACGACAGCAGCCGCAAGATCGCCGACATCATTGGCGTGATCGACGGCATCGCCTTCCAGACCAACATCCTGGCCCTGAATGCCGCCGTCGAGGCCGCGCGCGCCGGCGAGCAGGGCCGGGGCTTCGCCGTGGTGGCCGGCGAGGTGCGCAGCCTGGCGGGCCGCAGCGCCGAAGCGGCGCGCGAGATCAAGGCCCTCATCAGCGACAGCGTGGGGCGCGTGGAGACCGGCAGCAGCCAGGTCCATGAGGCCGGCGAGACCATGCAGCGCGTGGTCGATGCCATCCAGCGCGTGAGCACCATCGTGGCCGAGATCAGCGCCGCCAGCCGCGAGCAAAGCGCGGGCGTGGCGCAGGTGGGCGAGGCCGTGACCCAGATGGACCAGGCGACGCAGCAGAACGCCGCGCTGGTCGAGGAAATGTCCGCCGCCGCCCACAGCCTGCGCCAGCAGGCCGACGCGCTGGTCGGCACCGTGGCGGTGTTCCAGCTGGAGCGCCAGCAGGCCGCCATCGGGCACGGGTAA
- a CDS encoding AAA family ATPase, producing MLTRLEINGFKTFECLDISFSPFTVILGSNAAGKSNLFDAIKLLSHLATRDVNEALKEMRGEPLELFRQTSGQGRATQICLAAEVLVDPLVRDPWGSEVKLTHTRMRYEVTLERRQLKNGLERVQVAEEAVYPIRSMEDAWVRAHKPTKPFRQAYLKYSRSKPWLTTEKLSEGLSFNIHQDGKPGRNRPASAAEATVLYSVTNAEFPHLFALREEMRHWRLLQLDPALLRKPVSATASDVLDADGANLAAVLARLKAETATAERPNGVLSDIAGELGSLIPGVVQLDAALHDASREYRIELTMRDGLPYTSRVISDGTLRVLALLTLLNDPQHRGLICFEEPENGVHPGRVQQLVRRLNDMVAKPATYAAEDGLVPPLCQLLLNSHSPVVLSALQKPDEDGKPLNAEILFADTATVSDPLRKELRRKTRLRPVVRPNTPQASLFENIPQGHVSPLEVNNVLGTVSAEG from the coding sequence ATGCTGACCCGCCTGGAAATCAACGGATTCAAGACCTTTGAGTGTCTCGATATCAGCTTCAGCCCCTTCACCGTCATTCTGGGCAGCAACGCGGCAGGCAAGAGCAATCTGTTCGATGCCATCAAGCTGCTGTCCCACCTGGCGACGAGGGATGTCAATGAAGCCTTGAAGGAGATGCGCGGCGAGCCGCTGGAACTGTTTCGCCAGACTTCCGGCCAGGGCCGTGCGACGCAAATTTGCCTGGCGGCCGAGGTGCTCGTCGATCCGCTGGTGCGCGACCCGTGGGGCAGTGAAGTCAAGCTGACGCACACGCGCATGCGCTACGAGGTGACGCTGGAGCGGCGGCAGCTCAAAAACGGGCTGGAGCGTGTGCAGGTCGCCGAGGAGGCGGTCTATCCCATCAGAAGCATGGAAGATGCCTGGGTGAGGGCGCACAAACCCACCAAGCCATTCCGGCAGGCGTATCTCAAATACAGCCGTTCCAAGCCCTGGCTGACGACGGAAAAACTCTCGGAAGGCTTGTCGTTCAACATTCACCAGGACGGAAAGCCAGGTCGTAATCGCCCGGCCAGCGCGGCGGAAGCGACGGTGCTCTACAGCGTGACGAATGCCGAATTTCCGCACCTGTTCGCCCTGCGTGAGGAAATGCGCCATTGGCGCCTGCTGCAGCTTGATCCGGCATTGCTGCGCAAACCTGTGTCGGCAACGGCTTCCGATGTGCTCGATGCGGATGGGGCCAATCTGGCGGCCGTGCTGGCCCGGCTCAAGGCGGAGACGGCGACGGCCGAGCGTCCCAATGGTGTGTTGAGCGACATCGCCGGTGAACTGGGCAGCCTGATTCCCGGGGTTGTCCAGCTTGATGCGGCATTGCATGACGCCAGCCGCGAATACCGCATCGAACTGACCATGCGCGATGGTCTGCCCTACACGTCGCGCGTGATTTCCGATGGCACCCTGCGCGTGCTGGCGTTGTTGACGTTGCTCAATGATCCGCAGCACCGCGGGCTGATCTGCTTCGAGGAGCCCGAGAACGGTGTGCATCCAGGGAGGGTGCAGCAACTCGTGCGCCGGTTGAACGACATGGTTGCCAAGCCTGCAACGTATGCTGCGGAAGACGGCTTGGTTCCGCCGCTGTGTCAATTGCTGCTCAACAGCCATTCACCCGTGGTGCTGTCTGCTTTGCAAAAGCCGGATGAGGATGGCAAACCTCTGAATGCCGAGATTCTGTTCGCTGACACGGCCACCGTGAGCGATCCCCTGCGCAAGGAGTTGCGGCGCAAGACCCGGCTGCGCCCCGTGGTTCGCCCGAACACGCCCCAGGCGTCCTTGTTCGAGAACATCCCCCAAGGCCATGTGTCTCCGCTGGAGGTGAACAACGTCCTGGGCACCGTGAGCGCGGAGGGTTAG
- a CDS encoding alkene reductase gives MSTLFDPIQAGDLHLSNRIAMAPLTRNRSPRNVPGELTATYYAQRAGAGLIVSEGTPISQQGQGYADVPGLYLPEQLEGWKRVTQAVHARGGKIVAQLWHVGRVSHTSLQPGGEAPVAPSAVTAQSKTYLIDAATGQGGFFPTSAPRALDAEELPGIVQAYANAARNAVQAGFDGVEIHGANGYLLDQFLKDGANQRTDAWGGSVENRARLLVQVVSAVADAIGAGKTGLRLSPVTPANDIRDSQPQPLFEYVARQLAPLGLAFIHVIEGATGGPREVEGRPFDYAAFKAAYRDAGGRGAWIANNGYTRDMALQAIASGHADMVAFGRDFISNPDLVERLRQGAPLNAWQRETFYGGGAEGYTDYPTL, from the coding sequence ATGAGCACCCTTTTCGATCCGATCCAAGCCGGCGACCTGCACCTGTCCAACCGCATCGCCATGGCGCCCCTGACGCGCAACCGCTCGCCGCGCAACGTGCCCGGCGAACTCACCGCCACCTACTACGCCCAGCGCGCCGGCGCCGGGCTCATCGTCTCCGAAGGCACGCCCATCAGCCAGCAAGGCCAGGGCTACGCCGACGTGCCCGGCCTGTACCTGCCCGAGCAGCTCGAAGGCTGGAAGCGCGTGACCCAGGCGGTGCACGCGCGCGGCGGCAAAATCGTGGCGCAGTTGTGGCACGTGGGGCGCGTCTCGCACACCAGCCTGCAGCCTGGCGGCGAAGCGCCCGTGGCACCCTCGGCCGTCACCGCGCAATCCAAGACCTACCTGATTGACGCCGCCACCGGCCAGGGCGGCTTCTTCCCCACCTCGGCACCGCGCGCGCTGGATGCCGAGGAACTGCCCGGCATCGTCCAGGCCTACGCCAACGCCGCGCGCAACGCCGTGCAGGCCGGCTTCGACGGCGTGGAAATCCACGGCGCCAACGGCTACCTGCTCGACCAGTTCCTCAAGGACGGCGCCAACCAGCGCACCGACGCCTGGGGCGGCAGTGTGGAAAACCGCGCGCGCCTGCTGGTACAGGTGGTCAGCGCCGTGGCCGACGCCATCGGCGCGGGCAAGACCGGCCTGCGCCTGTCGCCCGTCACCCCGGCCAACGACATCCGCGACAGCCAGCCGCAGCCGCTGTTCGAGTACGTGGCGCGCCAGCTCGCGCCGCTGGGCCTGGCGTTCATCCACGTCATCGAAGGCGCCACCGGCGGGCCGCGCGAGGTCGAGGGCCGCCCGTTCGACTACGCCGCCTTCAAGGCCGCCTACCGCGACGCCGGCGGGCGCGGCGCCTGGATCGCCAACAACGGCTACACGCGCGACATGGCGCTGCAGGCCATCGCCAGCGGCCACGCCGACATGGTGGCCTTCGGCCGCGACTTCATCTCCAACCCCGACCTGGTGGAGCGCCTGCGCCAGGGCGCGCCGCTGAACGCCTGGCAGCGCGAGACCTTCTACGGCGGCGGCGCCGAAGGCTATACCGACTACCCCACGCTTTGA
- a CDS encoding IS630 family transposase: MRGRPKAELVLSETEREQLTALTLRRKTAQALALRARIVLACAEGVDNQVVASRQRVTQQTVSKWRARFVEHRLDGLLDAPRPGAPRTIDDARVDAVIAKTLESVPDAATHWSTRTMARETGMSQTAVSRIWRAFGLQPHRQETFKLSSDPLFVEKVRDIVGLYLDPPLMAMVLCVDEKSQIQALDRTQPLLPLAPGIPERRTHDYERHGTTTLFAALDATGSVIGDLHRRHRSAEFLQFLRTIEANVPAVLDIHLVMDNYGTHKTPAIRSWLARHARFHVHFTPTSASWLNQVERWFSTLTQKYIRRGTHRSTRQLEQAIRHYIKNNNDHPKPFVWSKTADDILASVERFCLRTSNSRH; this comes from the coding sequence ATGCGAGGAAGACCCAAGGCAGAACTGGTGCTGAGCGAAACCGAGCGCGAGCAGCTCACAGCGCTGACGCTGCGGCGCAAGACCGCGCAGGCGCTGGCGTTGCGCGCTCGCATTGTTCTGGCCTGCGCCGAAGGCGTGGACAACCAGGTGGTTGCAAGCCGCCAGCGCGTGACGCAGCAGACGGTTTCGAAGTGGCGCGCCCGATTCGTCGAGCATCGGCTGGACGGACTGCTGGACGCCCCTCGGCCTGGCGCACCGCGAACGATTGACGACGCGCGGGTCGACGCCGTAATCGCCAAGACGCTGGAGAGCGTTCCCGATGCGGCGACGCATTGGAGCACCCGCACCATGGCGCGCGAAACCGGCATGTCGCAAACGGCGGTGTCTCGCATCTGGCGCGCATTCGGACTCCAGCCTCATCGCCAAGAGACCTTCAAGCTCTCCAGCGATCCCCTGTTTGTGGAGAAGGTGCGCGACATCGTCGGGTTGTATCTGGACCCGCCGCTCATGGCCATGGTCCTGTGCGTGGACGAGAAGAGTCAAATTCAGGCACTCGATCGCACGCAGCCCCTGCTGCCCCTGGCCCCGGGCATCCCCGAGCGGCGTACCCACGACTACGAGCGCCACGGCACGACCACGCTCTTCGCGGCGTTGGATGCCACCGGGTCCGTCATCGGGGACTTGCATCGCCGCCATCGAAGCGCGGAGTTCCTGCAGTTCCTGCGCACCATCGAGGCCAACGTGCCGGCGGTGCTGGACATCCACCTCGTGATGGACAACTACGGAACACACAAGACTCCTGCCATCAGAAGCTGGCTTGCCCGGCATGCGCGCTTTCACGTGCACTTCACCCCGACCTCTGCGTCCTGGCTGAACCAGGTCGAGCGCTGGTTCTCCACCCTGACGCAAAAGTACATCCGCCGCGGCACTCATCGCTCCACACGACAACTCGAACAGGCGATCAGGCACTACATCAAGAACAACAATGACCACCCGAAGCCGTTCGTGTGGTCCAAGACCGCCGACGACATCCTCGCGAGCGTCGAGAGATTTTGTTTGCGAACTTCTAACTCACGACACTAG
- a CDS encoding NAD(P)H-dependent oxidoreductase codes for MKLLAFAGSTRHQSFNRRLAAAAARMGSEAGADVTLLELSDFDIPLYNADLEARGTPADVLRLKEVMDAHPAWIVCSPEYNGSYTALLKNTIDWASSPVSGHPVWGQGDRPLAGKVVGMLSASNGRLGGLRAQSHLAPLLLNAQCWLAPQSYALGAAAEAFDAQGALRHAHDQEGVRAVVTQVLWAAQRLHG; via the coding sequence ATGAAACTCCTCGCCTTCGCGGGCAGCACCCGCCACCAATCGTTCAACCGCCGCCTGGCCGCCGCGGCCGCCCGCATGGGCAGCGAGGCCGGGGCCGACGTCACGCTGCTGGAACTGTCGGACTTCGATATCCCGCTGTACAACGCCGACCTGGAGGCGCGCGGCACGCCAGCCGACGTGCTGCGCCTCAAGGAGGTGATGGACGCGCACCCGGCCTGGATCGTCTGCTCGCCGGAATACAACGGCAGCTACACCGCCCTGCTGAAGAACACCATCGACTGGGCATCCAGCCCGGTCAGCGGCCACCCCGTCTGGGGCCAGGGCGACCGTCCCCTGGCAGGCAAGGTCGTGGGCATGCTCAGCGCATCCAACGGCCGCCTCGGCGGCCTGCGCGCGCAAAGCCACCTGGCCCCGCTGCTGCTCAATGCGCAGTGCTGGCTGGCCCCACAGTCCTACGCCCTCGGCGCCGCAGCCGAGGCCTTCGATGCGCAAGGTGCCTTGCGCCACGCGCACGACCAGGAGGGCGTGCGCGCCGTGGTCACGCAGGTGCTCTGGGCCGCGCAGCGCCTGCACGGCTAG
- the gstA gene encoding glutathione transferase GstA, producing MKLYYSPGACSLSPHIVLHEAGLAYTPVLASTKSHKLQDGTDFYTINPLGYVPVLELDDGARLREGPAIVQYLADQAPHKNLAPANGTLARYRLQEWLTFIGTELHKGFGPLFTPGTPEDYKPLVRERLLGRLQWVDGELAHKPYLMGEQFTVADAYLFTVSNWCGHVDVDISGLKHLTAYRERVAARPAVQAAMKAEGLLK from the coding sequence ATGAAGCTGTACTACTCCCCCGGCGCCTGCTCGCTGTCGCCCCACATCGTTCTGCACGAGGCCGGCCTGGCCTACACCCCGGTGCTGGCCAGCACCAAGAGCCACAAGCTGCAGGACGGCACGGACTTCTACACCATCAACCCGCTGGGCTACGTGCCCGTGCTGGAGCTGGACGACGGCGCCCGCCTGCGCGAAGGCCCGGCCATCGTGCAGTACCTGGCCGACCAGGCGCCGCACAAGAACCTGGCCCCGGCCAACGGCACGCTGGCACGCTACCGGCTGCAGGAATGGCTGACCTTCATCGGCACCGAGCTGCACAAGGGCTTCGGCCCGCTGTTCACCCCCGGCACGCCCGAAGACTACAAGCCCCTGGTGCGCGAGCGCCTGCTGGGCCGCCTGCAGTGGGTGGATGGCGAACTGGCGCACAAGCCCTACCTGATGGGCGAGCAGTTCACCGTGGCCGATGCCTACCTGTTCACCGTCAGCAACTGGTGCGGCCATGTCGACGTGGACATCTCCGGCCTCAAGCACCTCACGGCCTACCGCGAGCGCGTGGCGGCCCGCCCGGCCGTCCAGGCCGCAATGAAGGCCGAGGGCCTGCTCAAGTAA
- a CDS encoding DUF4276 family protein — protein MRYLGLALYAEGRTDDRFLGPILRRLCGEVCAASPHLVEFNDEILMLPDVAALRQARRDERILGAALQAKGAWSILFVHADADGDAAKARSERAQPGLDKLREAFDQACQGVAVIPVQTIEAWALCDGDALRKVFGTTLTDQALGLPPSARAVERLADPKQCLETAFKASQAGGRRRRQHSVNERMGALGEQVALPRLRQLAAFQNLEAELKQALRALRVLEDV, from the coding sequence ATGCGCTACCTGGGACTGGCCCTGTACGCCGAGGGCCGTACCGATGACCGCTTTCTTGGCCCCATCCTGAGGCGGTTGTGCGGGGAGGTGTGCGCTGCATCGCCGCACCTTGTGGAGTTCAACGACGAAATCCTGATGCTGCCGGATGTGGCCGCGTTGAGGCAGGCCCGCAGGGACGAGCGCATCCTTGGGGCGGCCCTCCAGGCCAAGGGCGCGTGGTCGATCCTGTTCGTGCATGCCGACGCCGATGGCGATGCCGCCAAGGCCCGTAGCGAACGCGCGCAGCCGGGGCTGGACAAACTGCGTGAGGCGTTCGACCAGGCCTGCCAGGGTGTTGCAGTCATTCCCGTGCAGACCATTGAGGCATGGGCGCTGTGCGACGGCGATGCACTGCGGAAAGTGTTCGGCACCACGCTCACTGACCAAGCCCTGGGCTTGCCTCCGTCCGCCAGGGCTGTGGAAAGGCTGGCAGACCCCAAACAGTGCCTGGAAACCGCCTTCAAGGCCAGCCAGGCCGGTGGGCGCCGCAGACGGCAACACAGTGTGAACGAGCGGATGGGTGCCCTGGGTGAGCAAGTGGCGCTGCCCCGCCTGCGCCAACTGGCTGCTTTCCAAAACTTAGAAGCCGAATTGAAGCAGGCATTGCGCGCCCTGCGCGTGCTTGAAGATGTGTAA
- a CDS encoding YkgJ family cysteine cluster protein: MECRPGCGACCTAPSISSPIPGMPQGKPAGVPCVQLGPGARCRIFGHPGRPAVCASLQPSEAMCGTSRIQAMQWLTWMEQATAPRAPPESESPAADRPPHMA, translated from the coding sequence GTGGAATGCCGCCCGGGCTGCGGTGCCTGCTGCACCGCACCGTCCATCTCCTCACCGATTCCCGGCATGCCCCAGGGCAAGCCCGCCGGCGTGCCCTGCGTGCAGCTCGGGCCCGGCGCGCGCTGCCGCATCTTCGGCCACCCCGGGCGCCCTGCCGTCTGCGCCTCGCTGCAGCCGAGCGAGGCCATGTGCGGCACCAGCCGCATCCAGGCCATGCAGTGGCTTACCTGGATGGAACAGGCCACCGCCCCGCGCGCTCCGCCTGAAAGCGAAAGCCCCGCGGCGGACAGGCCGCCACACATGGCATAG